A region of the Stutzerimonas stutzeri genome:
ATCGCCTGATGGCGGGCACCGGTCTGACCAAGTTGTTGAGCCGGGCTGGAATACGCATTCCCGTCTCCGCGCTGATTGGTAAGGTCGTCTACTGGTTCGTTCTACTGATATTTCTGGTATCGGCCGCTGAATCGCTGGGGCTGGAGCGAGTGTCTGCAACGCTCGATATGTTGGCGCTTTATGTGCCCAAGGTCTTTGGCGCCGCGCTGATTCTGCTGGCCGGTGTCTTGCTGGCTCAGTTGCTAAGTGGCCTCGTTCGCGGCGCGGCAGAAGGGGTTGGACTCGACTACGCCAACGGTCTTGCGCGCATGGCGCAGGGGCTGGTGATCATCATCAGCATCTCCGTCGCAATTGGTCAGCTTGAGGTCAAGACCGAGCTACTCAACTACGTCATTGCCATCGTGCTCATTACTGTTGGTCTGGCCGTGGCGCTGGCCTTCGGTCTCGGCAGCCGTGAGCTTGTGGCACAAATC
Encoded here:
- a CDS encoding mechanosensitive ion channel family protein — translated: MEFNPWTQSLLSAMSSLWASVAAFIPRLFGALVVVLLGFIVAKLLDTLLSKVLAKVGLDRLMAGTGLTKLLSRAGIRIPVSALIGKVVYWFVLLIFLVSAAESLGLERVSATLDMLALYVPKVFGAALILLAGVLLAQLLSGLVRGAAEGVGLDYANGLARMAQGLVIIISISVAIGQLEVKTELLNYVIAIVLITVGLAVALAFGLGSRELVAQILAGIYVRELYEVGQRVRLEDVEGQIEEIGTVKTLLLTDDGELTSVANKVLLEQRVGSR